CTAATCAGCATATTACAGGGGCAGGAATAGATTGACTTAGACTCAGAACAAATTCCTTAAAGGTAATAGTTTTAGGGTATTCTATTCTAGAATCATCCAATATGTTTTGCCTAAGAAGTGATCTATTATCTTTGTTTCATATTTTCCATCTCTATTTCTAACCTATGTGgctgtttgctttgagcaaagaaaccattacattgtattttgaattcaagtcaTTCTGTAAATTACTAAGGATAATCTGATTCTCAAAACAGTCTTTTGCAGGCAAGGGCTGAACTGAGAACCTTGTAAATTCTGGAATAAGAATTTCTGTTATAATCAATCAATAGATACCAAATAAAATTACATGGCACCCGAAACGGTCGGCGTTACTTAATATATGCAACAACAGGAAAGTGTAGATCTTACACCTTCCCCCCTTTCTCACCAGcttcaaacccatcacatttctccctctctttagttctgaagtagagtttcattggacgtgaaacgttaactctgtttctctccacagatgctgccagacctgctgtgtttttccagttcttcatgtatttattttagatctacctgtaatgGGGGGAAAACGCTATTTACTATCCATGATAAAATACATGTCCtgcatcagcttttgtggatcatttcagaggaaatgtgctctcccaggctcaaagagcaccagcccactggaagcaaagtcgtgagaccgaccagtccagcagaaagaaagccTCCGacgctcccacttcaccaagtgtcagaatgaacatggctcagtcctggatgtgattaacagcagcacaaacagcagaatccaacctttGTAATGACTTGTGAATGcgttgatgtgtctgcagatgcggtaactgagtgaatccctttccacactcagagcaggtgaatgggctctccccggtgtgaacacacTGGTGTCTCAGCACGTGTGCAGaccaagtgaatcctttcccacactcagaacaggagaacagcctctccccagtgtgaactcgcctgtGTTCCTGCAAGCTGCATGAATGAGTGAAAGCCTTctcacactcagaacaggtgaaaggcctctccccagtgtgtactcgctggtgtgtcagtagaGTCGGTAAAGCACCGAATCCCttaccacacacggagcaggtgaacggcctatccccagtgtgtactcgctggtgtgtcagtagaGTCGGTAAAGCACCGAATCCCttaccacacacggagcaggtgaacggcctatccccagtgtgaactcgcttgtgtcgcAGCAGtttagatgaatcactgaatcccttcccacattcagagcaagtaaatggcctttccccagtgtgaatttgctcatgtttatacaggtctgatgaattactgaatcccttcccacactcaggacaggtgaatggtctctccccagtgtgaattcgctggtgtttatgcaggtctgatgaattactgaatcccttcccacactcagggcaggtgaatggtctctccccagtgtgaattcgctgatgtctcaataggttggatgactgagtaaatccctgccCACACTCaaggcaagtgaacggcctctccccagtgtgaattcgctggtgggatTGCAAGGAGGATAAATGACTCAAACCGCTTCCACACTCagggcagatgaacggtctctccccagtgtgacggcGGCGATGAGCctccagttgtgatgggtatttgaatctcttgccacagtccccacatttccatggttgctCCATGCAATATGTGACTCTCTCCAAGTCTGATGATCAGTTGAAACCTTGTCTTCACAGCGAACACGTGTATGGATTTTCCCCTctctgaatggtgtgatgtttcttTGGGCTGTGTGGCTGGTTAAAGCTCATTCAATATCTGCACTgggacactctcactcaggtgtgtgtgtctcggtgcttttcaggTTGCAAAGTTGCTGAAAATCCTTTGAAGCCAACAGAGGAGACAAACTTTTCTTCTCCTAGATTCAAAGTCTGATAATATTCAGCCCCaaagaatcgagtgactctgtcagatcgcgtcATGACGTCTGAGATATCTGACTGGAATTCGTCCTCTTCTAATATTCTGTAAAAactgtttacaaaagacatcactgtcagtgcaggatagaaattcagaacagacaattctagttgctatggaacattctttcatctcttgtttcccaaaagctgtaaatctccatcgcgCACATTCTCCCTCCATTCTCGTTCTGCTTTTCCCAGTAAACACTCAATAATACCGCactaaaaatgtgtgtaatatatagGACTTGATTACAGGAGGGGAGACTGATGGGGCTGTGAAGGAGATAGTTATTTCAACAGTGAGATGCGAGAGATCTGCAACTCGCTGCCTATGAGGGTGGAGGAAGCACAGACAATCATCATTTCAAAATAAAAGTgtgaggaaataaacttgcagagtaACAGGGATATTGAGGGGGATAGGACTGATTTGCTTTCTCTACAGTCGGCATGGATTGGGCTGCTGAATGAAATCCAAGTGTcgtaatgtgtcaagctgagggagcaaatgtCTTCAAgagatgatatggagatgccggcgttggactagggtgagcacagtaagaagtcttacaacaccaggttaaagtccaacaggtttgtttcgatgtcactagctttcggagcgctgctcctttctcaggtgaatgaagaggtatgttccagaaacatatatatagacagattcaaagatgccagacaatgcttagaatacgagcattagcaggtgattaaatctttacggatacagagatggggtaaccccaggttaaagaggtgtgaattgtgtcaagccaggacagttgggaggattttgcaggccagatggtgggggatgaatgtaatgcgacatgaatcccaggtcccggttgaggccgcactcatgtgtgcagaacttggctataagtttctgctcggcgattctgcgttgtcgcgcgtcctgaaggccgccttggagaacgctaacccggagatcagaggctgaatgcccttgactgctgaagtgttccctgactggaagggaacattcctgcctggtgattgtcgcgcgatgtccgttcattcgttgtcgcagcgtctgcacagtctcgccaatgtaccacgcttcgggacatcctttccgcagcgtatgaggtagacaacgttggccgagtcgcacgagtatgtaccgcatacctggtgggtggtgttctcatgtgtaatggttgtatccatgtcgatgatctggcacatcttgcagagtttgccatggcagggttatgtggtgtcatggtcactgttctgaaggctgggtagtttgctgcaaacaatggtttgtttgaggttgtgcagttgtttgaaggcaagtagtgggggtgtggggatgaccttggcaagatgttcatcttcatcgatgatgtgttgaaggc
This portion of the Scyliorhinus torazame isolate Kashiwa2021f chromosome 5, sScyTor2.1, whole genome shotgun sequence genome encodes:
- the LOC140420100 gene encoding uncharacterized protein codes for the protein MEQPWKCGDCGKRFKYPSQLEAHRRRHTGERPFICPECGSGLSHLSSLQSHQRIHTGERPFTCLECGQGFTQSSNLLRHQRIHTGERPFTCPECGKGFSNSSDLHKHQRIHTGERPFTCPECGKGFSNSSDLYKHEQIHTGERPFTCSECGKGFSDSSKLLRHKRVHTGDRPFTCSVCGKGFGALPTLLTHQRVHTGDRPFTCSVCGKGFGALPTLLTHQRVHTGERPFTCSECEKAFTHSCSLQEHRRVHTGERLFSCSECGKGFTWSAHVLRHQCVHTGESPFTCSECGKGFTQLPHLQTHQRIHKSLQRLDSAVCAAVNHIQD